A single region of the Pontimicrobium sp. SW4 genome encodes:
- a CDS encoding ferredoxin--NADP reductase has translation MSQFYTLTIKDIQKETDNAVTINFEVPNNLKDTFYFKAGQYITLKTTLNGNEVRRDYSLCVSQKSNEIKVAVKEVIDGTFSSYANTQLKTGDTLEVAPPKGRFVFEPDASKTRTIAAFAAGSGITPVLSIVKTVLEDEPNSNVVLVYGNKTTKDTMFLNELLELQHQYSNRLTIKFVFSQANEPDAVFGRIEKSTVNLIVKNEYKHTTIDAFYLCGPESMIHTVKDVLTDHNINDDIIHYELFKAAKASNDNVGTLKDGNTHITVIVNDEETAFEMSQKRNILEASLDEDLDVPYSCQGGICSSCIARIKEGEATMRQNNILTDSELAEGLILTCQAHPTSNKIIVDYDDV, from the coding sequence ATGTCACAATTCTATACCCTTACAATAAAAGATATTCAAAAAGAAACTGACAATGCTGTAACCATAAATTTTGAGGTTCCAAATAACTTAAAAGACACATTTTATTTTAAAGCAGGACAATATATAACTTTAAAAACAACATTAAATGGTAATGAGGTTAGGCGTGATTATTCTTTGTGTGTGTCTCAAAAAAGTAACGAGATAAAAGTTGCTGTAAAAGAAGTAATAGATGGAACTTTCTCATCGTATGCTAATACCCAATTAAAAACTGGAGATACTTTAGAAGTAGCACCTCCAAAGGGTCGCTTTGTTTTTGAACCTGATGCTTCAAAAACAAGAACAATTGCTGCTTTTGCCGCTGGAAGCGGTATTACTCCAGTTTTAAGTATCGTAAAAACTGTATTAGAAGACGAACCAAATAGTAATGTTGTTTTGGTTTATGGTAATAAAACGACAAAAGACACTATGTTCTTAAACGAATTACTAGAATTACAACATCAATATAGTAATCGCCTAACAATTAAATTTGTATTCAGCCAAGCCAATGAACCTGATGCTGTTTTTGGACGTATAGAAAAAAGTACTGTTAATTTAATTGTTAAGAATGAATATAAGCATACTACTATCGATGCCTTTTATTTATGTGGTCCCGAAAGTATGATTCATACTGTTAAAGATGTGCTTACTGATCATAATATAAACGATGATATTATCCATTATGAATTATTTAAAGCCGCAAAAGCAAGTAATGATAATGTTGGCACTCTTAAAGATGGAAACACACATATTACTGTAATTGTTAATGATGAAGAAACAGCATTCGAAATGTCTCAAAAAAGAAATATTCTTGAAGCATCCCTTGATGAAGATTTAGATGTGCCATATTCTTGTCAAGGCGGTATTTGTAGTAGTTGTATTGCACGAATTAAAGAAGGAGAAGCAACTATGAGACAAAACAATATTTTAACTGATAGCGAGCTTGCAGAAGGACTCATTTTAACATGTCAAGCACATCCAACATCCAATAAAATTATAGTAGACTATGACGACGTATAA